The Gemella massiliensis genome contains a region encoding:
- a CDS encoding ISL3 family transposase: MNNFNTKSKEIKEGEFIKNLLQIKDKNITIEKTHNEIIKNNQKLFVFKGTLSYTPNKCECCGCLNKGYTVVKNGFNELTRINLLKISGIPAYLELKKQRFKCKSCNKKFVATTSFVDKYCSISKNVKFSIMSDLADTLSFKQIAKMNNVSINTVIRTLYDCKSHVDITNYSFLPEYLCFDELKFTKDSKNGMSFIFSNALTREIIDTVDGRTEYILNNYFSRFSKEARYNVKAICIDIYTPYMKLIKSKFPNAEIVIDRLHIIQNINRELNKTVKLMNCFKGQKGINYTLLKNNWKLILEDESNVTHGKFFFNRSFRSLVTSRDILDYLLGLDCIFKASYERVQDIRYAIKYRNNTLLSYLIDESTSGLSIGVCKAVNTMRKYKEYMLNSVRHSISNGSLEGINNKIKVLKRVSYGYKIAFITLDYVF, translated from the coding sequence ATGAATAATTTTAACACAAAATCAAAAGAAATAAAAGAGGGAGAATTCATTAAAAACCTACTACAAATAAAAGATAAAAACATAACTATTGAGAAAACACATAACGAAATTATAAAAAATAATCAAAAGCTCTTTGTATTTAAAGGTACTTTATCCTATACTCCTAATAAGTGTGAATGCTGTGGTTGTCTTAATAAAGGTTATACTGTAGTTAAAAACGGCTTTAATGAACTTACTAGAATTAATCTATTAAAAATATCTGGTATTCCTGCTTATTTGGAATTAAAAAAACAACGTTTTAAATGTAAATCTTGTAATAAAAAGTTTGTAGCTACTACTTCTTTTGTAGATAAATACTGTAGTATTTCTAAAAATGTTAAGTTTTCTATAATGAGTGATTTAGCTGATACTCTTTCTTTTAAACAAATTGCTAAAATGAATAATGTATCGATTAATACTGTTATACGAACTCTTTATGATTGTAAATCTCATGTTGATATAACTAATTATTCCTTCTTACCTGAGTATTTATGTTTTGATGAGTTAAAGTTTACTAAAGATAGTAAAAATGGTATGAGCTTTATCTTTTCTAATGCTTTAACTCGTGAGATTATTGATACAGTCGATGGTAGAACCGAGTATATTTTAAATAATTATTTTTCCAGATTTTCTAAGGAGGCTAGATATAATGTTAAGGCTATTTGTATTGATATTTATACTCCGTATATGAAGTTAATTAAAAGTAAGTTTCCTAATGCTGAAATTGTTATAGATAGGCTTCATATTATCCAAAATATTAATAGAGAGCTTAATAAGACAGTTAAGTTAATGAATTGTTTTAAAGGTCAAAAAGGCATTAATTATACTCTTTTGAAGAATAATTGGAAGTTGATATTAGAAGATGAAAGTAATGTTACTCATGGTAAGTTTTTCTTTAATAGGAGTTTTAGGAGTTTAGTTACTAGCCGTGATATTTTGGATTATTTATTAGGATTAGATTGTATATTTAAGGCTAGCTATGAGAGGGTTCAGGATATTAGATATGCGATTAAGTATAGGAATAATACCTTACTTAGTTATTTGATAGATGAATCTACTTCCGGATTATCTATTGGTGTTTGTAAGGCTGTTAATACAATGCGAAAGTATAAGGAGTATATGCTTAATAGTGTTAGACATTCTATTTCTAACGGTTCATTAGAGGGTATTAATAATAAGATTAAGGTTTTAAAGAGAGTTTCTTATGGTTATAAAATAGCTTTTATAACTTTAGATTACGTATTTTAG
- a CDS encoding transposase, whose protein sequence is MFSQEFIKQIVELYKTGKRKSEIMREYELSSSTLARWIKQSKKHVHSNTQIT, encoded by the coding sequence GTGTTTAGCCAAGAATTTATAAAACAAATAGTAGAATTATACAAGACAGGAAAAAGAAAAAGCGAGATAATGAGAGAATATGAATTATCCTCAAGCACACTAGCTAGATGGATAAAACAATCAAAAAAACATGTTCATTCAAACACGCAGATAACTTAA
- a CDS encoding Cna B-type domain-containing protein: MKKKIFIWIATILLICSTILTTIISSNSNIANAVGGEQGRNSAGVLKKEVKDKDSKEPTEKKSNDRALEQLRNINKGIENITLKKRDDVKNISDNIINDLSRDVMERDNVIKTFNVTDLNGKPLSGEVEKWQNFKVTGTFELPNNVVRKGDTTTIKLPEQLTFGGGSLNFSIKDSKNNVVANALINPNTKTITLTYTDYPEKYSDVKGEFYFYARVDESRIKQEIDIDLNFTINNKVIISSGKLHYKGPKRYNTTMGKSGWQDRKDKSLLHYDISINRSMIDLKSVKIKDRLDDNVQNVKVLPNTIKIYKLDWYWDKVRWKYKNLEEVTANFKDKIKVDNDQKGFTIDLGDIGKKGYKITYDIRAGYTPADGEIIKNKATLKYNGKINTDAEFTLNYLAAGGKAEGYVYSINLLKKDKDGGKALKGAEFQVTRDATGQVIGKFTTDADGKISIKGLLKDNYTIKETKAPDGYKLDPTEIKIGPSDFGSDKSVTKEVLNEKAKIKICGTKTWDDNNNQDGKRPTKIKVKLLADGKEVDSKEVTEKDGWKYSFDNLDKYNKDGKEIKYTVDEEVVEFYEKTVDGFNLTNKHVPEKTKVEGLKTWNDNNNQDGKRPTKIKVKLLADGKEVASKEVTEKDGWKYSFDNLDKYKDGKEIKYTIDEEVVEFYEKTVDGFNLTNKHVPEKTKVEGLKTWNDNNNQDGKRPTKIKVKLLADGKEVASKEVTEKDGWKYSFDNLDKYKDGKEISYTIDEEDVAGYTKEINGYNLTNKLLPPPPTPPLPKTGLTDSGLGNLGIALLAAALFIVGRKKNLR; this comes from the coding sequence ATGAAAAAGAAAATTTTTATATGGATAGCAACTATACTTTTAATATGTAGTACAATACTAACTACAATTATAAGTTCAAATTCAAATATTGCTAATGCAGTAGGGGGAGAGCAGGGAAGAAATAGTGCTGGTGTGCTAAAAAAAGAAGTTAAAGATAAAGATTCCAAAGAACCTACAGAAAAGAAATCTAATGATAGAGCACTGGAACAGTTAAGAAATATAAATAAAGGGATTGAAAATATAACACTGAAAAAAAGAGATGATGTTAAGAATATTTCAGATAATATAATTAATGATCTATCTAGAGATGTTATGGAGAGAGATAATGTCATAAAAACTTTTAATGTAACAGATTTAAATGGGAAACCACTTAGTGGTGAAGTTGAGAAGTGGCAAAATTTTAAAGTAACTGGAACATTTGAATTGCCTAATAATGTAGTTCGAAAAGGAGATACAACTACAATAAAGTTACCTGAACAATTAACCTTTGGTGGGGGATCACTAAATTTTAGTATAAAAGATTCTAAAAATAATGTTGTTGCTAATGCTTTAATAAATCCAAATACTAAAACTATTACCTTGACGTATACAGATTATCCGGAAAAATATTCAGATGTAAAGGGAGAATTTTACTTTTATGCAAGGGTAGATGAATCTAGAATTAAGCAGGAAATAGATATAGACCTTAATTTTACTATAAATAATAAAGTAATTATTTCTTCTGGAAAATTACATTATAAAGGACCTAAAAGATATAATACTACAATGGGAAAAAGTGGTTGGCAAGACAGAAAAGATAAGAGTTTGTTGCATTATGATATCTCTATTAATAGAAGTATGATAGATTTGAAAAGTGTTAAGATTAAAGATAGATTAGATGATAATGTTCAAAATGTAAAAGTATTGCCGAATACCATTAAGATATATAAGTTAGACTGGTATTGGGACAAGGTGCGATGGAAATATAAAAATTTGGAAGAAGTTACAGCTAATTTTAAGGATAAAATAAAAGTAGATAATGATCAAAAAGGTTTTACTATTGATTTAGGAGATATTGGAAAAAAAGGTTATAAAATAACCTATGATATAAGAGCCGGTTATACACCCGCTGATGGAGAGATAATTAAAAATAAAGCTACATTAAAATATAATGGAAAAATTAATACTGATGCAGAATTCACTTTAAACTATTTGGCAGCCGGAGGAAAAGCGGAAGGATATGTATACTCTATTAATTTACTTAAAAAAGATAAAGATGGAGGAAAAGCACTAAAAGGTGCCGAATTCCAAGTAACACGTGATGCAACCGGGCAAGTAATAGGGAAGTTTACAACAGATGCTGACGGAAAAATATCAATTAAAGGATTGTTAAAAGATAACTATACTATAAAAGAAACCAAAGCACCTGACGGTTATAAATTGGATCCGACAGAAATAAAAATCGGTCCAAGTGACTTCGGTAGCGATAAATCAGTAACTAAAGAAGTCCTTAACGAAAAAGCTAAAATAAAAATCTGTGGAACAAAAACATGGGACGACAACAATAACCAAGATGGAAAACGTCCAACAAAAATCAAAGTAAAACTACTAGCAGACGGAAAAGAAGTAGATTCAAAAGAAGTAACGGAAAAAGATGGCTGGAAATACAGCTTTGATAACTTGGACAAATACAACAAAGACGGAAAAGAAATTAAATACACAGTAGATGAAGAAGTAGTAGAATTCTACGAAAAAACAGTAGACGGCTTTAATCTAACAAACAAACACGTTCCTGAAAAAACAAAAGTTGAAGGACTAAAAACATGGAACGACAATAACAACCAAGATGGAAAACGACCAACAAAAATCAAAGTAAAACTACTAGCAGATGGAAAAGAAGTAGCTTCAAAAGAAGTGACAGAAAAAGACGGCTGGAAATACAGCTTTGATAACTTGGATAAATACAAAGACGGAAAAGAAATCAAATACACAATAGATGAAGAAGTAGTGGAATTCTACGAAAAAACAGTAGACGGCTTCAATCTAACAAACAAACACGTTCCTGAAAAAACAAAAGTTGAAGGACTAAAAACATGGAACGACAATAACAACCAAGATGGAAAACGACCAACAAAAATCAAAGTAAAACTACTAGCAGACGGAAAAGAAGTAGCTTCAAAAGAAGTGACAGAAAAAGACGGCTGGAAATACAGCTTTGATAACTTGGATAAATACAAAGACGGAAAAGAAATTAGCTATACAATAGATGAAGAAGATGTAGCAGGATATACAAAAGAAATAAATGGTTATAATTTAACAAATAAATTATTACCACCGCCACCAACACCGCCACTACCAAAAACAGGACTAACAGACAGTGGATTAGGAAACTTAGGAATAGCATTGTTGGCAGCTGCATTATTTATAGTAGGTAGAAAAAAAAATCTACGATAA
- the pnp gene encoding polyribonucleotide nucleotidyltransferase, which produces MFQEKKIYTTQWAGKRLTVELGEMAKQANAAVVVKYGDTVVLTTAVASKEAKDVDFFPLTVNYEEKMYAVGKIPGGFLRREGRPGTEATLAARLIDRPIRPLFEDGFRNEVQVISTVLSVEYDSDPVMAAMLGSSLALSVSNIPFKGPIAGVTVGFINGEYIINPSVEQLEKSEIDLKVAGTIEAINMVEAGAKEVSEEVMLNAIMFGHEEIKRLITFQQKIVNEIGQEKMEIELKVIDETIYNEVLELALTDMKTSIAIKDKQERDEAINSVKERVTAIFEERVSDEDELDIVKEAKLSLDKIVKDEVRREITEDKVRPDGRALTEIRPLASRIDVLPRTHGSALFTRGQTQSLGVVTLGNISDEQIIDDLTQEENKRFMLHYNFPAFSVGEVGFSRAPGRREIGHGALGERALSQVIPSKEDFPYTIRVVSEILESNGSSSQATICSGSMALMAAGVPIKSQVAGIAMGLVKKDEHYTILTDIQGMEDHLGDMDFKVAGTAEGITALQMDIKIDGLSEQILKESLEQARIGRLQILAHMNEVISEPRQDVSVYAPKIKIIKIKPEKIKDVIGSGGKVINEIIEQTGVKIDIEQTGEVFISSPDLEQINKAIDIIENIVREAEVGEIYLAEVKRIEKFGAFVELFPGVDALVHISKLAKERVNKVEDVVKIGDTLKVKVIKIDEKGRVDATANF; this is translated from the coding sequence ATGTTTCAAGAGAAAAAAATTTATACAACTCAATGGGCAGGGAAACGATTAACTGTGGAGTTAGGTGAGATGGCGAAGCAAGCTAATGCAGCAGTAGTAGTTAAATATGGGGATACTGTTGTATTAACGACAGCGGTTGCTTCTAAAGAAGCAAAAGATGTAGATTTCTTTCCGTTAACAGTAAACTATGAAGAGAAAATGTATGCTGTCGGAAAAATTCCGGGCGGTTTTTTAAGACGTGAAGGACGTCCGGGGACAGAGGCGACGTTGGCGGCACGTTTGATTGATAGACCGATTAGACCATTGTTTGAAGATGGTTTTAGAAATGAAGTACAGGTTATTTCAACAGTCTTGTCAGTAGAGTATGATAGTGATCCGGTAATGGCAGCAATGTTAGGCAGCTCATTAGCATTATCAGTATCTAATATTCCGTTTAAAGGACCTATAGCCGGTGTTACTGTTGGATTTATAAATGGAGAATATATAATTAATCCAAGTGTTGAACAACTTGAAAAATCAGAAATAGATTTAAAAGTAGCCGGAACAATAGAAGCAATTAACATGGTTGAAGCCGGAGCAAAAGAGGTATCGGAAGAAGTAATGTTAAATGCTATTATGTTTGGACATGAAGAAATTAAACGTCTTATTACTTTCCAACAGAAAATTGTTAACGAAATTGGTCAAGAAAAAATGGAAATTGAGCTGAAAGTCATTGATGAAACTATTTATAATGAAGTGTTGGAACTTGCACTAACCGATATGAAAACTTCAATAGCAATAAAGGACAAACAAGAACGTGATGAAGCTATTAATTCTGTAAAAGAAAGAGTAACAGCGATATTTGAAGAACGTGTAAGCGATGAAGATGAACTAGATATAGTTAAAGAAGCAAAACTTTCATTAGATAAGATTGTAAAAGATGAAGTTCGTCGTGAAATAACTGAAGATAAAGTAAGACCTGACGGGCGAGCTTTAACGGAAATAAGACCACTGGCATCACGTATTGATGTATTACCGAGAACTCATGGATCAGCCTTATTTACTCGTGGACAAACGCAATCGTTAGGTGTCGTTACGCTAGGCAATATATCTGACGAACAAATAATTGACGATTTGACACAAGAAGAAAATAAACGTTTTATGCTTCATTATAATTTTCCGGCATTTTCTGTAGGTGAAGTAGGGTTCAGTCGTGCACCTGGCCGTCGTGAGATAGGACATGGTGCATTAGGTGAACGTGCATTATCACAGGTTATACCGTCAAAAGAAGATTTTCCTTATACAATTCGTGTTGTATCGGAAATTTTGGAATCAAACGGTTCAAGTTCGCAAGCAACAATTTGTTCAGGGTCTATGGCACTTATGGCAGCAGGGGTTCCAATTAAATCACAAGTAGCCGGTATAGCCATGGGACTTGTAAAAAAAGATGAACATTATACTATTTTAACGGATATTCAAGGTATGGAAGATCATCTTGGAGATATGGACTTTAAAGTAGCCGGGACAGCAGAAGGTATAACAGCACTTCAAATGGATATAAAAATTGATGGGCTTAGTGAGCAAATATTAAAAGAATCTTTGGAGCAAGCCCGTATAGGAAGACTTCAAATTCTAGCACACATGAATGAAGTAATTTCTGAACCACGTCAAGATGTTTCAGTATATGCACCAAAAATTAAAATTATTAAAATTAAACCTGAAAAAATTAAAGATGTTATAGGTTCCGGCGGTAAGGTTATTAATGAAATTATTGAACAAACAGGTGTTAAAATTGATATTGAACAGACGGGAGAAGTATTTATTTCATCACCGGATTTGGAGCAAATTAATAAAGCAATAGATATTATTGAAAATATAGTAAGAGAAGCAGAAGTAGGGGAAATTTATTTAGCGGAAGTAAAACGTATTGAAAAATTCGGCGCTTTTGTTGAGTTATTCCCCGGTGTCGACGCCCTTGTACATATTTCGAAATTAGCTAAAGAACGTGTAAATAAAGTGGAAGATGTTGTAAAAATCGGTGATACTTTAAAAGTTAAAGTTATAAAAATTGACGAAAAAGGTCGTGTCGATGCCACTGCTAATTTCTAG
- a CDS encoding DUF2129 domain-containing protein: MELFEKERRGIYVYFKSFKDLNKLEKYGNFISYSRRGRYACIYVDESRIESIIADLKKKKFVKKIELSQMSDLHLSFEHLDKNLSLSQG, translated from the coding sequence ATGGAATTATTTGAGAAAGAAAGACGTGGTATTTACGTTTATTTTAAAAGTTTTAAAGATTTAAACAAATTAGAGAAATATGGGAATTTTATTTCTTACTCTAGACGTGGGAGATATGCCTGTATTTATGTTGATGAAAGTAGAATAGAATCTATTATAGCAGATTTGAAAAAGAAAAAATTTGTGAAAAAAATAGAATTATCACAAATGTCAGATCTGCACCTTAGCTTTGAACATTTAGATAAAAATTTATCTTTATCACAAGGATAG
- the rsmD gene encoding 16S rRNA (guanine(966)-N(2))-methyltransferase RsmD — MRVIAGKYKSIKLNAVEGMNTRPTTDKIKENLFNMIDCYDLKVLDLFGGTGGLGIESLSRGAKHATFIDGSSNAIKTIRSNVERCKIDKKNYEIYCNDYKRALKIFWKKEEKFDLIFLDPPYNKGLIDCSLQAILENNICANKCLVVCEKSNTEKITIKDKKLEIIKEKQYGITDIIIFEYGE; from the coding sequence ATGAGAGTAATAGCAGGAAAATATAAATCTATAAAATTAAATGCTGTTGAAGGGATGAACACCCGACCGACAACTGATAAAATAAAAGAAAATTTATTTAACATGATTGATTGTTATGATCTTAAAGTATTGGATCTTTTTGGTGGAACAGGAGGACTAGGTATAGAAAGTCTTAGCCGTGGAGCAAAACATGCTACATTTATTGATGGAAGTAGTAATGCTATAAAGACTATTCGTTCGAATGTGGAAAGATGTAAGATTGATAAAAAAAATTATGAAATTTATTGTAACGACTATAAGAGAGCTTTAAAAATTTTTTGGAAAAAAGAAGAAAAGTTTGATTTGATTTTTTTAGATCCTCCTTATAATAAAGGTCTTATTGACTGCAGCTTGCAAGCTATATTAGAAAATAATATATGTGCAAATAAGTGTTTAGTTGTTTGCGAAAAGAGTAATACGGAAAAAATTACAATAAAAGATAAAAAATTGGAGATTATAAAAGAAAAACAGTATGGCATAACAGACATAATAATCTTTGAGTATGGAGAATGA
- the coaD gene encoding pantetheine-phosphate adenylyltransferase → MKKKIAIVPGSFDPITYGHIDIIKRSVELFDEVIVAILVNPDKKYLFTLEERVEMIEKSIENIKNVRVDSFSGLLVNYAKSVGSNVIVRGLRAVSDFEYEMQLTFMNKALDENIETFYMMANKQYSFISSSIVKGVSGFGADLSKFVPKNVEEKLEMKMKERE, encoded by the coding sequence ATGAAGAAAAAGATAGCAATCGTACCCGGAAGTTTTGATCCAATTACATATGGGCATATTGATATAATAAAAAGAAGCGTAGAATTGTTTGATGAGGTAATAGTGGCTATTTTGGTCAATCCTGACAAGAAGTACCTATTTACTCTTGAAGAACGTGTTGAAATGATAGAAAAATCAATAGAAAATATAAAAAATGTTAGAGTTGATTCGTTTTCAGGGTTATTAGTTAATTATGCGAAATCGGTAGGATCTAATGTAATCGTAAGAGGGCTAAGAGCCGTTTCAGATTTTGAATATGAAATGCAGCTGACTTTTATGAATAAGGCACTTGATGAAAATATCGAGACTTTTTATATGATGGCAAACAAACAATACTCATTTATAAGTTCCAGTATTGTAAAAGGTGTATCAGGATTTGGAGCGGATTTATCAAAATTTGTTCCAAAAAATGTGGAAGAAAAATTAGAAATGAAAATGAAAGAGAGAGAATAA
- a CDS encoding undecaprenyldiphospho-muramoylpentapeptide beta-N-acetylglucosaminyltransferase gives MNKVLFTGGGSAGHVSVNVALIPEFKKNGYKISYIGSKKGIEKEMIEKISDVKYYAISSGKLRRYFSWENFVDPFKVLKGIIDAILILKKEKPDFVFSKGGFVSVPVCIAAKLLKIPVVLHESDLTPGLANKINIKFCDHIFTTFEDTIKYLPNGKASLIGAIVRDDIYSGKKEKGYEFTDFNEEKPIILVMGGSLGSKILNDYIWNNISELVEKYQIIHLVGKGLINDNIVAQGYRQYEFLSKELFDVFQITDFTISRAGANALYEFLALEKPAILVPLGINQSRGDQIENAKFFEKNNFSKVIFEEEFVDLDLTEIGEFYNNLDRYKKSMIEYKKEKKVINNVTDFYKKILNIVGVRK, from the coding sequence GTGAATAAGGTTCTTTTCACAGGTGGTGGATCAGCGGGACATGTTTCCGTTAATGTAGCACTTATACCTGAATTTAAGAAAAATGGATATAAAATTTCTTATATTGGTAGTAAAAAAGGTATAGAAAAAGAAATGATTGAAAAAATTTCTGATGTAAAGTATTATGCTATTAGTTCAGGGAAATTAAGAAGATATTTTTCGTGGGAAAATTTTGTAGATCCATTTAAAGTTTTAAAGGGAATAATTGATGCAATCTTAATATTAAAAAAAGAGAAACCCGATTTTGTGTTTTCTAAAGGTGGATTTGTAAGTGTTCCGGTTTGTATAGCGGCGAAACTTTTAAAAATACCGGTTGTTTTGCATGAATCAGATTTAACACCGGGGTTGGCAAATAAAATTAATATTAAATTTTGCGATCATATTTTTACGACTTTTGAGGATACTATAAAATATTTACCAAACGGCAAAGCCAGTCTTATCGGAGCAATAGTAAGAGATGACATTTATAGCGGGAAAAAAGAAAAAGGTTATGAATTTACCGATTTTAATGAAGAAAAACCCATTATATTGGTGATGGGAGGCTCACTCGGTTCTAAAATATTAAACGATTATATTTGGAATAACATTTCAGAACTTGTTGAAAAATATCAAATTATTCATCTGGTAGGTAAAGGTCTAATAAATGATAATATTGTAGCACAAGGTTATAGACAGTATGAATTTTTATCAAAAGAGCTGTTTGATGTATTTCAAATAACCGATTTTACGATTTCAAGAGCCGGAGCAAATGCTTTATATGAGTTTTTAGCACTTGAAAAACCGGCTATTTTAGTACCGCTCGGTATTAATCAAAGTCGAGGAGATCAGATTGAAAATGCTAAATTTTTTGAAAAAAATAATTTTTCTAAAGTTATATTTGAGGAAGAATTTGTTGATTTAGATTTAACCGAAATTGGTGAATTTTATAATAATTTAGACCGATATAAAAAGTCTATGATTGAATATAAAAAAGAAAAGAAAGTTATTAATAATGTAACAGATTTTTACAAAAAAATATTAAATATAGTAGGAGTGAGAAAATAA
- a CDS encoding phosphatase PAP2 family protein, protein MKNIKLLTYVKVVCFLLLLVVAIKYPTNSFDKIIADLIEIKLLGSLAKIISLVFNDKLLLVIMILLSVFLAWIKELPKAVFMFFTAGFGGLLLTVVKYSVQRVRPLPDVHDGFSFPSGHSTFVILFFLALTFIINKKNLVRVIGIFAIILVPISRLILGAHFLTDVVAGLLLGSIVVDLMKIYYIDIYNILMGVIGRRNE, encoded by the coding sequence ATGAAAAATATAAAACTCTTAACTTATGTCAAAGTGGTGTGTTTTTTGCTATTATTGGTAGTTGCGATAAAATATCCGACAAATTCATTTGATAAAATTATAGCTGATTTAATTGAAATAAAATTATTAGGCTCATTAGCTAAAATAATCTCGCTAGTTTTTAATGATAAATTGTTGCTGGTCATTATGATTTTATTATCAGTATTTCTTGCATGGATAAAAGAGTTACCAAAAGCGGTGTTTATGTTTTTTACTGCAGGATTTGGCGGCTTATTATTAACTGTTGTTAAATATAGCGTTCAAAGAGTAAGACCGCTCCCAGATGTTCATGACGGTTTTAGTTTTCCTAGTGGCCATTCTACTTTTGTAATATTATTTTTCTTAGCATTAACTTTTATAATTAATAAGAAAAATTTGGTTCGTGTTATTGGAATTTTTGCGATAATTCTTGTACCTATATCAAGATTAATATTGGGAGCACATTTTTTAACGGATGTAGTGGCAGGGCTGTTACTGGGCAGTATAGTTGTAGATTTAATGAAAATATATTATATTGATATATATAATATACTAATGGGGGTAATAGGAAGAAGAAATGAATAG
- a CDS encoding YhdT family protein, protein MNRLKNKEGVVAVGLVIINFALWYYFAYIRYSDVDVKDYKYILGLPEWFFYSSIVVSVFIIILVIIFANLLFNREIKEEEK, encoded by the coding sequence ATGAATAGATTAAAGAATAAAGAGGGAGTAGTAGCAGTCGGGTTGGTTATAATCAACTTTGCTTTATGGTATTATTTCGCTTATATAAGATATAGTGACGTTGATGTAAAAGATTATAAATATATTTTAGGATTACCGGAATGGTTTTTTTACAGTTCAATAGTGGTTAGTGTTTTTATAATAATTCTTGTAATTATTTTTGCAAATCTATTATTTAATCGTGAAATAAAAGAGGAGGAAAAATAA
- the panF gene encoding sodium/pantothenate symporter, which yields MKYTVDYKILILFTVIFLTIILLPLILNRFSHSGQRHIGFFEKYYLADRKVSGIVLAITLMSTYGSASTFLGGPGVAYKLGYGWVLLAVIQVVTGYFVLLVLAKKFRKVAKEINAITISDYLKNRYKSNVVAYLSSLAMIVFLIAAMSAQWVGGAKLLSAFMGIEYKTGIFLISVIIIFCVVFGGLKNILITDMIQGLIMVFSTIILLYAVIHYGGGVENITNNLLLTNEKILSPFGADGSLTAKYVSSFWVLVGVGVIGIPQIAINSMLYKNKRSLKQSIIVGSIVIFIVMFGVHLIGVMARGVFPDIKDYDSVIPIITLKILPWYLAALVLAAPMAAIITTVNAQFLLISSALIKDVLFNNKAIKEKITGKKVPVFVYTINILVIILIMFISMQPPSLIVNVNLFAFGGLEATFLWPILLGLYWKYAEKYGAIMSIVFGLTSYIIFKKVYIVKSIEPVVISLIISLVVFVLISLINSKKTIEK from the coding sequence ATGAAATATACAGTAGATTATAAAATATTAATTTTATTTACGGTAATATTTTTAACTATTATACTATTACCACTTATCTTAAACAGATTTAGTCATTCGGGACAACGACATATTGGTTTTTTTGAGAAATATTATTTAGCTGACAGAAAAGTAAGTGGGATAGTATTGGCGATAACGTTGATGTCAACATATGGTTCGGCTTCAACATTTTTAGGTGGACCGGGTGTAGCGTATAAGTTAGGTTATGGTTGGGTGCTTTTAGCGGTTATTCAGGTGGTAACCGGATATTTCGTACTTCTTGTTCTTGCTAAAAAGTTCAGAAAGGTAGCCAAAGAAATAAATGCTATTACCATTAGCGATTATTTAAAAAATAGATATAAATCAAATGTTGTTGCTTATTTATCATCATTGGCAATGATAGTATTCTTGATTGCGGCAATGTCGGCTCAATGGGTCGGCGGTGCAAAGTTACTGTCAGCTTTTATGGGGATAGAATATAAAACCGGGATATTTCTTATTTCTGTCATTATTATTTTTTGCGTTGTGTTCGGTGGGTTAAAAAATATTTTAATTACCGACATGATACAAGGGTTAATTATGGTGTTTTCAACAATTATTTTATTATATGCGGTTATTCACTACGGTGGAGGAGTTGAAAATATTACCAATAATTTATTATTAACAAATGAGAAAATACTATCACCATTTGGAGCGGATGGCAGTTTGACAGCAAAGTATGTTAGCTCGTTTTGGGTATTAGTCGGTGTAGGTGTTATAGGTATTCCGCAAATAGCTATTAATTCTATGTTATATAAAAATAAGCGTAGCTTAAAACAATCGATTATTGTTGGAAGTATAGTAATTTTTATAGTTATGTTTGGGGTACATTTAATCGGTGTTATGGCACGTGGAGTTTTTCCGGATATAAAAGATTATGATTCTGTAATTCCGATTATTACACTTAAAATATTGCCGTGGTATTTGGCAGCTTTAGTATTGGCTGCACCTATGGCGGCGATAATAACGACTGTTAATGCTCAATTTTTATTAATTTCATCTGCATTAATAAAAGATGTACTTTTCAATAATAAAGCAATAAAAGAAAAGATAACAGGAAAAAAAGTTCCGGTATTTGTGTATACAATTAATATCCTTGTTATAATTTTAATTATGTTTATCAGTATGCAACCGCCAAGTTTGATTGTTAATGTTAATCTTTTTGCATTTGGTGGTTTAGAGGCTACATTTTTATGGCCTATTTTACTGGGATTATATTGGAAGTATGCGGAGAAATATGGTGCAATTATGTCTATTGTATTCGGTTTAACAAGTTATATAATTTTTAAAAAAGTGTACATTGTGAAATCAATAGAGCCGGTAGTTATTTCATTAATAATATCTTTAGTTGTTTTTGTACTTATTTCATTAATTAACTCTAAGAAAACAATTGAAAAATAA